A region from the Methanobrevibacter ruminantium genome encodes:
- a CDS encoding type II toxin-antitoxin system RelE family toxin: MIIKIYASCPNKIRNESQLNAVLQEILGESLMEWIYRKDFFKSLKKLDKSVLSQLLKKIKQIFQNPDVGKHLSSNRKGQQEVYVADSFRLYYSFCKKENRIEFLEFSHKKHQ; the protein is encoded by the coding sequence GTGATTATCAAGATCTATGCATCTTGCCCTAATAAAATTAGAAATGAAAGTCAGCTTAATGCTGTGCTTCAAGAGATTTTAGGCGAATCATTAATGGAATGGATATATAGAAAAGATTTCTTCAAGTCTCTAAAGAAATTGGATAAAAGCGTTTTATCTCAATTATTGAAGAAGATTAAGCAAATCTTTCAAAATCCTGATGTGGGCAAGCATTTGTCTTCTAACCGTAAAGGTCAGCAAGAAGTTTATGTTGCAGATTCATTCAGGTTATATTATTCATTCTGCAAAAAAGAGAATAGGATTGAGTTTCTTGAGTTTTCTCACAAGAAACATCAATGA